Proteins co-encoded in one Alcanivorax sp. genomic window:
- a CDS encoding NADP-dependent isocitrate dehydrogenase: MTTPKIIYTMTDEAPALATYSFLPIIEKFTSIAGIEVESSDISLAARILASFPDYLSDDQKVSDNLAELGELTQNPEANIIKLPNISASIPQLRAAIAELNEHGYKVPEYPDEPSNEKEEDIQARYAKVLGSAVNPVLREGNSDRRAPQAVKNYARKNPHSMGYWSPASRTHVAHMRGGDFFSHETSTTIEKGCKVRIEFVDKNGKVSLKKPELPLLDGEVIDAMYMSKKALCQFFDEQIEDAKNTGILFSLHVKATMMKVSHPIVFGHAVRCFYKELFEKHGDVLEEIGANPNNGLSNIYQKIEELPISQRLEIESTIRACYLHRPELAMVDSDRGISNLHVPSDVIVDASMPAMIRQGGKMYGADGKLKDTKAVIPESTYATIYQEVINFCKTHGAFDPVTCGSVPNVGLMAQKAEEYGSHDKTFEMKDAGTMRVVREDGEVLLSHEVEEGDIWRMCQAKDLPIRDWVKLAVVRARQSNTPAIFWLDKERAHDAQLILKVKKYLKEHDTEGLDIRIMSPVQAIRYTMERMIRGKDTISVTGNVLRDYLTDLFPILELGTSAKMLSIVPLMAGGGLYETGAGGSAPKHVQQFLEENHLRWDSLGEFLALAVSIEELGEKYGNETARVIAAALDKANERYLEENKAPSRKVGEPDNRVSHFYVAMYWAQALAAQDENAELKEKFAPIASALTENEEKIVAEMIAVQGSPTDIGGYYNPDFSKASAAMRPSATFNKIMDKV, translated from the coding sequence ATGACCACGCCTAAAATTATTTATACGATGACAGACGAGGCGCCAGCCCTCGCGACCTACTCCTTTTTGCCTATTATTGAGAAATTTACTTCGATCGCCGGGATCGAAGTTGAAAGCAGCGACATCTCACTGGCTGCACGTATTCTGGCCTCCTTCCCTGACTATCTTTCCGACGACCAGAAGGTCAGCGACAACCTCGCCGAGCTGGGCGAACTGACCCAGAACCCCGAAGCGAATATCATCAAGCTTCCCAATATCAGTGCCTCCATTCCGCAGCTCCGAGCGGCCATCGCCGAGTTGAATGAACACGGTTACAAGGTTCCTGAATACCCGGATGAGCCCAGCAACGAGAAGGAAGAAGACATCCAGGCTCGCTATGCCAAGGTGCTTGGTTCCGCAGTGAATCCGGTGCTGCGTGAAGGTAACTCGGACCGTCGCGCGCCCCAGGCAGTAAAGAATTATGCCCGCAAGAACCCGCATAGCATGGGCTACTGGAGCCCGGCATCACGGACCCATGTGGCCCACATGCGGGGAGGCGACTTCTTCTCCCACGAGACCTCCACCACCATCGAAAAGGGCTGCAAGGTCCGTATCGAGTTTGTCGACAAGAACGGCAAGGTATCTCTCAAGAAGCCCGAATTGCCGCTGCTTGATGGCGAAGTCATCGATGCCATGTACATGAGCAAGAAGGCCCTGTGCCAGTTTTTTGACGAACAGATCGAAGACGCCAAGAACACGGGCATTCTGTTCTCATTGCACGTCAAAGCCACCATGATGAAGGTCTCCCACCCCATTGTGTTTGGTCACGCAGTTCGCTGTTTCTACAAGGAGCTGTTTGAAAAACATGGCGATGTTCTGGAAGAGATTGGCGCCAATCCCAACAATGGCCTGAGCAACATCTACCAGAAAATCGAGGAATTGCCGATCTCCCAGCGTCTGGAGATTGAATCCACCATCCGTGCCTGCTATCTGCACCGCCCGGAACTGGCCATGGTCGACTCTGACCGCGGCATCTCCAATCTGCATGTGCCGTCCGATGTGATCGTGGATGCGTCAATGCCAGCCATGATCCGTCAGGGTGGCAAGATGTATGGTGCCGACGGCAAGCTCAAGGACACCAAGGCGGTGATTCCGGAAAGCACTTACGCCACCATCTACCAGGAAGTGATCAACTTCTGCAAAACCCATGGTGCCTTTGACCCGGTTACCTGCGGTTCGGTCCCCAATGTGGGGCTGATGGCCCAGAAAGCTGAAGAATACGGCTCCCATGACAAGACCTTCGAAATGAAGGACGCGGGCACCATGCGGGTGGTCCGTGAGGATGGTGAGGTTCTACTCAGCCATGAGGTGGAAGAAGGCGATATCTGGCGCATGTGTCAGGCCAAGGATCTGCCTATCCGTGACTGGGTGAAGCTGGCCGTAGTCCGTGCCCGGCAGAGCAATACCCCGGCCATTTTCTGGTTGGACAAGGAACGCGCCCATGACGCGCAACTGATCCTCAAGGTCAAGAAATACCTCAAAGAGCATGACACCGAAGGCCTGGATATCCGCATCATGTCCCCGGTACAGGCCATTCGCTACACCATGGAGCGGATGATTCGAGGCAAGGATACGATTTCCGTTACCGGTAATGTGTTGCGTGATTATCTCACCGACCTGTTCCCGATCCTGGAGCTGGGCACCAGTGCCAAGATGCTGTCCATTGTGCCGCTGATGGCCGGTGGTGGCCTGTATGAAACCGGTGCCGGTGGATCTGCCCCCAAGCATGTGCAGCAATTCCTGGAGGAGAACCACCTGCGCTGGGATTCACTGGGTGAATTCCTTGCGCTGGCCGTATCCATTGAGGAGCTGGGCGAGAAATATGGAAATGAGACCGCCCGGGTGATTGCCGCCGCACTGGACAAGGCCAATGAGCGCTATCTGGAAGAGAACAAGGCGCCGTCACGAAAGGTGGGTGAACCGGATAACCGGGTAAGCCATTTCTACGTGGCCATGTACTGGGCCCAGGCATTGGCCGCCCAGGACGAGAATGCCGAACTGAAAGAGAAGTTCGCGCCTATTGCCTCGGCGTTGACGGAAAACGAGGAGAAGATTGTCGCTGAAATGATTGCCGTGCAGGGTTCGCCCACTGATATCGGCGGGTACTATAACCCGGACTTCAGCAAGGCCTCTGCCGCCATGCGCCCCAGTGCCACCTTCAACAAGATCATGGACAAGGTCTGA
- the clpS gene encoding ATP-dependent Clp protease adapter ClpS codes for MNWQYQWQPEMNELKGGPVYGPSDSPSEPDRHGDLAVEEAKPKLKPPSMYKVWMLNDDYTPMDFVVEVLEDFFNMGREQATRVMLAVHTEGKAVCGIYPQDIAETKATQVVEYARENQHPLMCQVDQA; via the coding sequence ATGAATTGGCAATATCAGTGGCAACCGGAAATGAATGAGCTGAAAGGCGGGCCTGTGTACGGCCCCTCGGATTCACCCTCAGAACCGGACCGCCATGGAGACCTGGCCGTCGAAGAGGCCAAACCCAAGCTCAAGCCGCCGTCCATGTACAAGGTGTGGATGCTGAACGATGACTACACCCCGATGGATTTCGTGGTGGAGGTGCTTGAGGACTTCTTCAATATGGGGCGCGAGCAGGCCACCCGAGTCATGCTGGCGGTGCATACGGAAGGAAAGGCAGTGTGCGGGATTTACCCCCAGGACATCGCCGAAACCAAGGCCACTCAGGTGGTCGAATATGCCCGGGAAAATCAGCATCCGCTGATGTGTCAGGTGGATCAAGCCTGA
- a CDS encoding cold-shock protein, with protein sequence MATGRVKWFNNAKGYGFVRPDEGGEDLFVHYSYIQMDGYKSLKAGQPVEYEVQPANKGFHAVNLRANGEASNEATNEESSTD encoded by the coding sequence ATGGCAACGGGAAGAGTAAAGTGGTTTAACAACGCCAAAGGGTACGGTTTTGTCAGGCCTGATGAAGGGGGTGAGGACCTGTTCGTTCATTACTCCTACATCCAGATGGACGGTTATAAAAGCCTCAAGGCAGGCCAGCCGGTGGAGTATGAAGTCCAGCCCGCCAACAAGGGGTTCCACGCCGTTAACCTGCGGGCCAATGGCGAGGCCAGCAACGAAGCCACCAACGAGGAAAGCAGCACCGACTGA
- a CDS encoding pseudouridine synthase: protein MAKLILLNKPFQVLSQFQDDQGRRTLSEFIPVPGVYPAGRLDWDSEGLLLLTDDGSLQARISSPRFHLPKTYLVQVEGKPGAPELQKLRQGITLKDGPTRPAQVEHIAAPNLWPRNPPVRSRKTVADSWLRLTIDEGRNRQVRRMTAAIGCPTLRLVRWQIGDWTLDGLEPGQWRATEVHAPARRPARKKPQGRRARGPRPSANGRR from the coding sequence ATGGCGAAATTGATCTTGTTAAACAAACCCTTTCAGGTTTTATCCCAGTTTCAGGACGACCAGGGACGTCGGACCCTGAGTGAATTCATACCAGTCCCCGGTGTTTACCCGGCAGGCCGTCTGGACTGGGATTCTGAAGGCCTGTTGTTGCTGACCGATGACGGTAGCCTCCAGGCCAGAATCAGCAGCCCCCGGTTTCATTTACCCAAGACCTATCTGGTTCAGGTTGAAGGTAAACCCGGGGCCCCGGAGCTGCAAAAATTACGCCAGGGGATTACGCTCAAGGACGGGCCCACGCGGCCTGCCCAGGTTGAGCACATCGCCGCGCCCAATCTGTGGCCACGTAACCCGCCGGTACGCTCACGCAAAACGGTAGCGGATAGCTGGCTGAGACTCACCATAGACGAAGGTCGAAACCGACAGGTAAGGCGCATGACCGCCGCCATTGGCTGCCCTACCCTGCGGCTGGTGCGCTGGCAGATCGGTGACTGGACGCTGGATGGGCTTGAGCCAGGCCAGTGGCGGGCTACCGAGGTTCATGCTCCGGCCCGTCGGCCAGCCAGGAAGAAGCCGCAAGGGCGTCGCGCTCGCGGGCCTCGACCCAGTGCCAATGGCCGCCGATAA
- a CDS encoding molybdenum cofactor biosynthesis protein MoaE translates to MKRHIHIQEAALDSAAPLAWLHDQGLSGAIVQFSGHVRDEDGRVEALHLEHYPGMTERLLGTIVDHSLSKWPLNGAWVVHRVGTMTRGDEIVQVAVSAEHRQAAFEACSYIMDILKTRAPFWKKELIGGHWHWVEARERDALAASSWLADGPEHEPR, encoded by the coding sequence ATGAAGCGGCATATCCATATCCAGGAGGCTGCGCTGGACAGTGCCGCGCCCCTTGCCTGGCTCCATGATCAGGGGCTGAGCGGCGCTATTGTGCAGTTTTCCGGCCATGTGCGGGATGAGGACGGCCGGGTAGAAGCGTTGCACCTGGAGCATTACCCCGGCATGACGGAGCGTCTGCTGGGCACCATTGTTGATCACAGTTTGTCAAAATGGCCCCTCAATGGTGCCTGGGTGGTGCACAGGGTTGGCACCATGACGCGCGGGGACGAAATCGTTCAGGTGGCGGTGAGCGCAGAACATCGCCAGGCGGCCTTCGAGGCGTGCAGCTACATCATGGATATCCTGAAGACCCGTGCCCCGTTCTGGAAAAAAGAGCTTATCGGCGGCCATTGGCACTGGGTCGAGGCCCGCGAGCGCGACGCCCTTGCGGCTTCTTCCTGGCTGGCCGACGGGCCGGAGCATGAACCTCGGTAG
- a CDS encoding NUDIX hydrolase: MNSFEPHITVACVVEQDGRFLFVREMSKGKEVLNQPAGHAEFGETLVQAAYRETLEETAWQVEITDLLGWYIFQPQKGGGVYYRTCFVARPVSHDPRQKLDTGILEALWLTPEELRAQREHHRSALVERCLDDYLSGRRLPLDTIYQHPWPLQRG, translated from the coding sequence ATGAACAGCTTCGAGCCGCACATTACTGTGGCCTGCGTGGTGGAACAAGACGGTCGCTTCCTCTTCGTTCGCGAAATGAGCAAAGGCAAGGAAGTACTCAACCAGCCAGCCGGTCATGCTGAATTCGGTGAAACCCTGGTGCAGGCCGCCTATCGTGAAACACTGGAAGAGACCGCCTGGCAGGTTGAGATCACAGATTTGCTGGGCTGGTATATCTTCCAGCCGCAGAAAGGTGGCGGGGTCTATTATCGTACGTGTTTCGTGGCCCGCCCGGTGAGCCATGATCCCCGCCAGAAGTTGGATACCGGCATTCTGGAAGCTCTCTGGCTGACCCCGGAGGAACTGCGCGCGCAACGCGAGCACCACCGCAGCGCCCTGGTGGAGCGCTGTCTGGACGATTATCTGTCCGGCCGTCGCCTGCCACTGGACACCATTTATCAGCATCCCTGGCCGCTACAGCGCGGCTGA
- the clpA gene encoding ATP-dependent Clp protease ATP-binding subunit ClpA: MLSKELEITLNEAFRHARSHRHEFMTVEHLLLALLENEAAVEVLRACGADLEDLRDSLSQFIEDSTPLLPESDPDRDTQPTLGFQRVLQRAVFSVQSSGKKEVTGANVLVAIFNEQESQAVYFLNCQDIHRLDVVNFIAHGISQLQDSTPPPEMEQEAEGGETASQASALENYASNLNELAREDRIDPLVGRAFEIERAAQILCRRRKNNPLLVGEPGVGKTAIAEGLARMIVEEKVPEPLLDATVYSLDLGALLAGTKYRGDFEKRLKTLLADLKKEPNAILFIDEIHTIIGAGAASGGVMDASNLLKPLLANGELKCMGSTTFQEYRGVFEKDRALSRRFQKIDVVEPSVEDTVGILKGLKSRFEKHHDVEYSNAALKAAAELSARYINDRYLPDKAIDVIDEVGAWQRLRPEEQRKHTIDEGDVEDMVAKIARIPPKQVSSSDKELLRNLERDLKMTVFGQDDAIDTISAAIKLSRAGLKGENKPIGSFMFAGPTGVGKTEVSRQLARALGVELVRFDMSEYMERHTVSRLIGAPPGYVGYDQGGLLTEAITKTPHCVLLLDEIEKAHPEVFNILLQVMDNATLTDNNGRKADFRNVILIMTTNAGAEVLNKRSIGFTEQDNSTDGMEMLKKVFTPEFRNRLDGIVQFAPLNTEVILGVVDKFLVELQAQLDEKGVVLHVDDSARRWLAEKGYDKDMGARPMARLIQEQLKKPLAEKLLFGELAEQGGQVDVAEKDGKLDLTIKSAEAEPA, translated from the coding sequence ATGCTCAGTAAAGAACTGGAAATCACGCTGAACGAAGCGTTCCGTCATGCACGCAGCCACCGTCATGAGTTCATGACCGTGGAACATCTGCTGCTGGCATTACTGGAAAACGAGGCAGCCGTAGAAGTGCTGCGCGCCTGTGGCGCGGATCTGGAAGACCTGCGGGATTCACTGAGCCAGTTTATCGAAGATTCTACGCCACTGTTGCCGGAGAGCGATCCTGACCGTGACACCCAGCCCACGCTGGGTTTCCAGCGAGTGCTGCAGCGCGCGGTATTCAGTGTCCAGTCTTCTGGCAAGAAAGAGGTGACCGGTGCCAATGTGCTGGTGGCCATTTTCAATGAACAGGAAAGTCAGGCGGTGTACTTCCTGAACTGTCAGGACATCCACCGCCTTGACGTGGTCAACTTCATTGCCCACGGCATTTCCCAGCTGCAGGACTCCACTCCGCCGCCGGAAATGGAGCAGGAAGCAGAAGGCGGCGAGACGGCCAGCCAGGCCTCAGCACTGGAAAACTACGCCTCTAACCTGAATGAGCTGGCCCGGGAAGATCGTATCGATCCGCTGGTCGGGCGCGCGTTCGAGATCGAACGGGCTGCCCAGATTCTCTGCCGCCGGCGCAAGAACAACCCCTTGCTGGTCGGGGAGCCCGGCGTGGGCAAGACAGCCATTGCCGAAGGTCTCGCTCGCATGATCGTGGAAGAGAAGGTGCCCGAGCCCTTGCTGGATGCCACGGTCTATTCGCTGGATCTGGGCGCCTTACTGGCGGGGACCAAGTACCGTGGCGACTTCGAGAAACGTCTGAAAACCCTGCTGGCTGACCTGAAGAAAGAGCCCAACGCGATTCTCTTCATCGATGAAATTCACACCATCATTGGTGCCGGGGCTGCGTCAGGCGGTGTCATGGATGCCTCTAACCTGCTCAAGCCGTTGTTGGCCAATGGCGAACTGAAATGCATGGGATCCACGACCTTCCAGGAATACCGGGGAGTATTCGAGAAGGACCGGGCTTTGTCCCGCCGCTTCCAGAAAATCGATGTGGTGGAGCCCTCAGTAGAAGACACCGTGGGTATTCTCAAGGGGCTCAAATCCCGCTTTGAGAAGCACCATGATGTGGAGTACAGCAACGCGGCCCTGAAAGCGGCGGCTGAGCTGAGCGCCCGTTATATCAACGATCGCTACCTGCCGGACAAGGCTATCGATGTGATTGACGAGGTGGGGGCCTGGCAACGGCTACGCCCTGAAGAGCAGCGCAAGCACACCATCGATGAGGGTGACGTGGAAGACATGGTCGCCAAGATCGCCCGGATTCCACCCAAGCAGGTCTCGTCTTCTGACAAGGAGCTGCTGCGGAATCTGGAGCGGGACCTGAAGATGACCGTTTTCGGCCAGGATGACGCCATCGACACCATTTCTGCTGCCATCAAATTGTCCCGGGCGGGTCTCAAGGGCGAAAACAAGCCGATCGGTAGCTTCATGTTTGCCGGCCCCACCGGGGTGGGCAAGACCGAAGTCAGCCGGCAGCTGGCCCGCGCCCTGGGTGTGGAGCTGGTGCGTTTCGATATGTCTGAATACATGGAGCGGCACACCGTTAGCCGATTGATCGGCGCACCTCCCGGGTATGTGGGTTACGACCAGGGCGGTCTGCTGACCGAGGCGATCACCAAGACGCCACATTGTGTACTGCTGCTGGATGAGATCGAGAAGGCTCATCCGGAGGTGTTCAACATCTTGCTGCAGGTGATGGATAACGCCACTCTCACGGATAACAATGGTCGCAAGGCGGATTTCCGCAACGTGATCCTGATCATGACCACCAATGCGGGTGCCGAGGTACTGAACAAACGTTCCATTGGCTTCACCGAACAGGACAACAGCACCGACGGCATGGAGATGCTCAAGAAGGTGTTCACTCCCGAGTTCCGCAATCGTCTGGATGGCATTGTCCAGTTCGCGCCGCTCAATACCGAGGTGATCCTGGGTGTGGTGGACAAGTTCCTGGTGGAGCTGCAGGCCCAGCTGGACGAAAAGGGTGTGGTCCTGCACGTGGACGATTCAGCCCGCCGCTGGCTGGCCGAGAAAGGCTACGACAAGGACATGGGCGCACGCCCGATGGCTCGCCTGATCCAGGAGCAGCTGAAGAAACCGCTGGCCGAAAAGCTGTTGTTTGGCGAACTGGCCGAGCAGGGTGGACAGGTGGATGTGGCCGAGAAAGACGGCAAACTCGACCTGACCATCAAATCCGCGGAGGCGGAGCCGGCGTGA
- the hflD gene encoding high frequency lysogenization protein HflD, which translates to MSERFTPEQQQVLALAAVFQAAQLADDIALRGDCDPRALRPLIEGVMALDADNFDSIYPRPELFREGVALLKLSLNRNSGGAALRPLNYGLALLHLAAKLARNTDTTNILRHRLMALNGQQAHFSDMADDAFCHRLASIYVDTLGTFRFRIQVKGDPSHLQDEDKAARIRTLFLSGVRAAFLWQQLGGKRWHLLFKRKQILATLESININ; encoded by the coding sequence ATGAGCGAACGATTTACGCCAGAACAGCAGCAGGTACTGGCGCTTGCAGCCGTGTTTCAGGCTGCGCAGCTGGCTGACGATATCGCCCTGCGTGGCGACTGCGACCCCCGCGCCCTGCGCCCCCTGATAGAGGGGGTCATGGCACTGGATGCTGACAATTTTGACAGCATCTACCCACGTCCCGAACTGTTTCGTGAAGGCGTTGCGCTACTCAAGTTGAGCCTGAACCGTAATAGCGGCGGCGCGGCCCTGCGTCCGTTGAATTATGGCCTGGCACTGCTGCACCTGGCGGCCAAACTTGCCAGGAATACCGATACCACCAATATCCTTCGCCACCGGTTGATGGCCCTGAACGGCCAGCAGGCCCATTTCAGCGATATGGCGGATGACGCCTTCTGTCACCGCCTTGCCAGCATCTATGTGGACACCCTGGGCACCTTCCGTTTCCGCATCCAGGTCAAGGGAGACCCTTCACACCTGCAGGATGAGGATAAGGCTGCCCGTATCCGCACCCTGTTTCTTTCCGGGGTCCGTGCAGCCTTCCTCTGGCAGCAGCTGGGAGGCAAGCGGTGGCACCTGCTGTTCAAGCGAAAGCAAATTCTCGCCACGCTTGAATCTATTAATATCAACTAG
- the purB gene encoding adenylosuccinate lyase — translation MSSLNTLTAISPVDGRYAGKVDALRNTTSEYGLIRFRVHVEVSWLEQLAHDKNIPEVPLMSGQAAWHLRGITRDFETGHAERIKEIEATTNHDVKAVEYFIKEQMAEHEELAGMSEFVHFACTSEDINNLSYSLMLKEAREVLLPTMDQVISAIRRQAHSLADQPMLSRTHGQSASPTTVGKEMANVAARLQRQRDQFAAVELLGKINGAVGNYNAHLSAYPEVDWETFARRFVESLGLTFNPFTTQIEPHDCVAEYFHALMRFNTVLLDFDRDVWGYISLGYFKQKTVEGEVGSSTMPHKVNPIDFENSEGNLGLANAIMDHLAAKLPISRWQRDLTDSTVLRNVGVGLAHSLIAFEASLKGIGKLEVNPARLDADLDAAWEVLAEPIQTVMRRYGIEKPYEKLKALTRGKDGINQETLTAFINDLAIPDDAKELLLAMTPASYVGSAASQARSI, via the coding sequence ATGTCCAGCCTGAACACACTTACCGCCATTTCACCGGTCGACGGCCGCTATGCCGGCAAGGTCGATGCCCTGCGTAATACCACCAGTGAATACGGTCTGATCCGCTTCCGCGTGCATGTGGAAGTGAGCTGGCTGGAGCAACTCGCCCACGACAAGAATATTCCCGAAGTTCCGCTCATGAGCGGCCAGGCCGCCTGGCACCTGCGCGGTATCACCCGTGATTTTGAAACCGGCCATGCGGAGCGCATCAAGGAGATCGAAGCCACCACCAATCATGACGTGAAGGCGGTGGAATACTTCATCAAGGAACAGATGGCTGAGCACGAGGAACTGGCCGGCATGAGTGAATTCGTTCATTTTGCCTGCACCAGCGAGGACATCAACAACCTCTCCTACTCCCTGATGCTGAAGGAAGCCCGCGAGGTACTGCTGCCAACCATGGATCAAGTAATCAGTGCTATCCGCCGTCAGGCGCACAGCCTTGCCGATCAGCCCATGTTGTCACGTACCCACGGCCAGTCCGCCTCTCCCACCACCGTGGGCAAGGAAATGGCCAATGTGGCAGCGCGCCTGCAGCGTCAGCGTGACCAGTTCGCCGCCGTGGAACTGCTGGGCAAAATCAATGGTGCTGTGGGTAACTACAACGCCCACCTGTCCGCCTACCCGGAAGTGGACTGGGAAACGTTTGCCCGTCGCTTCGTGGAGAGCCTGGGGCTGACCTTCAACCCGTTCACTACCCAGATCGAGCCCCATGACTGCGTAGCCGAATACTTCCATGCCCTGATGCGTTTCAACACCGTCTTGCTGGACTTTGACCGTGATGTGTGGGGTTATATCTCGCTGGGGTACTTCAAACAGAAAACGGTGGAAGGCGAAGTAGGCTCTTCTACCATGCCCCACAAGGTCAATCCCATCGACTTCGAGAACTCCGAAGGCAACCTGGGCCTGGCCAATGCCATCATGGATCATCTGGCCGCCAAGCTGCCCATCTCCCGCTGGCAGCGCGACCTGACCGATTCCACTGTGCTGCGCAACGTGGGCGTGGGGCTTGCACACAGCCTGATCGCCTTCGAAGCCAGCCTGAAAGGCATTGGCAAGCTGGAAGTGAATCCGGCCCGTCTGGATGCCGATCTGGATGCCGCCTGGGAAGTGCTGGCCGAGCCCATTCAGACGGTGATGCGTCGCTATGGCATCGAGAAGCCCTACGAAAAACTCAAGGCGCTGACCCGCGGCAAAGACGGTATCAACCAGGAAACCCTGACGGCCTTCATCAACGACCTGGCGATCCCCGATGACGCCAAGGAACTGTTGCTGGCCATGACTCCTGCCAGCTATGTGGGCTCCGCCGCGTCCCAGGCCCGCAGCATCTAA
- the moaC gene encoding cyclic pyranopterin monophosphate synthase MoaC, giving the protein MSEQPFTHLDAHGQAQMVDVTEKAVTQRTAVAQAHVRMQPETLAMILDQRHPKGDVLATARIAGIQAAKKTWDLIPLCHPLLLTKVNVHIEAEGEDCLRIETLCRLSGTTGVEMEALTAASVAALTLYDMCKAVDRGMVIESVCLLEKAGGRSGHFRRDQSGKG; this is encoded by the coding sequence ATGTCAGAGCAACCCTTTACCCATCTCGATGCCCATGGGCAGGCGCAGATGGTGGATGTGACAGAAAAGGCGGTGACACAGCGAACTGCAGTGGCGCAGGCCCACGTGAGAATGCAGCCCGAGACCCTGGCCATGATCCTGGATCAGCGCCATCCCAAGGGCGACGTGCTTGCGACAGCTCGTATCGCCGGTATTCAGGCCGCGAAAAAGACCTGGGACCTGATTCCACTTTGTCACCCGTTGTTGCTGACCAAGGTCAATGTGCATATCGAAGCGGAAGGTGAGGACTGCCTCAGGATCGAGACACTTTGCCGCCTAAGCGGCACCACCGGGGTTGAGATGGAGGCGCTCACGGCTGCATCCGTGGCTGCCCTGACACTTTATGACATGTGCAAGGCTGTGGACCGCGGCATGGTAATTGAAAGTGTGTGTCTGCTCGAAAAGGCGGGAGGGCGCAGTGGTCACTTCCGCAGGGATCAATCCGGTAAAGGGTAA
- the moaD gene encoding molybdopterin converting factor subunit 1, producing the protein MIQVRLFAALRERAGQELLELALPDGVSTVAQLVVWLENSDETLARAFAATPCRMVAVNEVLASDESDIEDGDVIALFPPVTGG; encoded by the coding sequence ATGATTCAGGTGCGATTGTTTGCCGCGTTGCGGGAACGGGCAGGGCAAGAGCTGCTGGAACTGGCGCTTCCCGATGGGGTGAGCACCGTGGCGCAACTTGTCGTCTGGCTGGAGAACAGCGATGAAACCCTGGCCAGGGCCTTTGCCGCAACGCCATGCCGCATGGTGGCAGTGAATGAGGTTCTGGCCAGCGATGAGTCAGATATCGAGGACGGCGATGTGATTGCCCTGTTCCCGCCGGTGACAGGCGGATGA
- the mnmA gene encoding tRNA 2-thiouridine(34) synthase MnmA, with the protein MTKAPQDTRVIVGMSGGVDSSVAAARLIDAGYQVEGLFMKNWNEDDGTEYCTAREDLLDAMQVAGVLGIELHTANFAAEYWDRVFEHFLEEYRAGRTPNPDILCNKEIKFQAFLDHAVTLGADYIATGHYAQVDHNGPARLLRAVDTNKDQTYFLHAVDYRKFDQTLFPLGDLEKPAVRRIAEEKGFANHKKKDSTGICFIGERRFKDFLEQYLPAQPGRIEDDHGNVIGDHDGLMYYTLGQRQGLGIGGRADASDAPWYVAGKDLDRNVLVAVQGTEHPMLYSRELTSAAMQWVALQPPQLPTRLTAKTRYRQPDQACTVSDAGQGRVHVVFDQPQRAVTPGQSVVFYDGPVCLGGAPIQHTA; encoded by the coding sequence ATGACGAAAGCCCCTCAAGATACCCGAGTCATCGTCGGCATGTCCGGCGGTGTGGACTCTTCCGTGGCCGCCGCCCGCCTGATTGATGCGGGTTACCAGGTGGAAGGCCTGTTCATGAAGAACTGGAATGAGGACGACGGCACTGAATACTGTACGGCCCGTGAAGACCTGCTGGACGCCATGCAAGTCGCCGGTGTACTGGGCATCGAGCTGCATACCGCCAATTTCGCTGCCGAGTACTGGGACCGGGTTTTCGAACATTTCCTTGAGGAATACCGGGCCGGGCGTACACCCAATCCCGATATCCTCTGCAACAAGGAAATCAAGTTTCAGGCCTTTCTTGATCATGCGGTCACCCTCGGAGCCGATTATATTGCCACCGGCCATTACGCCCAGGTGGATCACAACGGCCCTGCCCGTCTGCTCCGTGCCGTGGACACCAACAAGGACCAGACCTACTTCCTGCATGCGGTGGATTACCGCAAGTTCGACCAGACCCTGTTTCCACTGGGGGACCTGGAAAAGCCCGCCGTGCGGCGCATTGCCGAAGAGAAAGGCTTTGCCAATCACAAGAAGAAGGACTCAACCGGGATCTGCTTCATCGGTGAGCGTCGTTTCAAGGATTTCCTCGAGCAGTATCTGCCGGCGCAGCCCGGCAGGATCGAAGATGATCATGGCAACGTGATCGGCGATCACGATGGGCTCATGTACTACACCCTTGGCCAACGCCAGGGCCTCGGTATCGGCGGCCGGGCTGACGCCAGTGACGCCCCCTGGTATGTGGCCGGCAAGGACCTGGATCGCAATGTACTGGTGGCTGTTCAGGGTACCGAGCACCCCATGCTCTACAGCCGTGAGCTGACCAGCGCGGCCATGCAATGGGTAGCGTTGCAGCCCCCACAACTGCCCACCAGACTGACCGCCAAGACCCGCTATCGCCAGCCGGATCAGGCCTGTACGGTCAGCGATGCCGGGCAGGGACGTGTCCACGTGGTATTTGATCAACCCCAGCGAGCCGTGACCCCCGGGCAATCGGTGGTGTTCTATGATGGTCCGGTCTGCTTGGGCGGCGCCCCCATTCAGCACACTGCATGA